DNA from Triticum aestivum cultivar Chinese Spring chromosome 7D, IWGSC CS RefSeq v2.1, whole genome shotgun sequence:
CAAATGGAAGATCAAGAAGTAGGTATCACAGGTAATTTTCAGTAAGTACCTAAAATGGAACAGACATAAATAGGCTACTTCTCTGTCCATGTCCAACTAAACTTTTCTATATGTTTACTCATCAAACTACCATAGAGTAATGTCCAACTGAACATATATAAATATGCTACTTCTATTGTTTTCTCATCAAACTACTGTTGTTCATCATGGAGTATTGTTCATACTACTGTTGTTCATCAAACTATTGTGTGTTTCCTCATCAAACTATTGTTCATACTACTCCTGTTCATTCAAGATGTTTCCAAAATTACAGGAAATTCACATTTGTTCTCCTTGAAATCTATGAAGATTGATTGATTGAAGAGTACTTTGAAATCCGTGATCTGTTGAAGATTCATTACACAGTAGAGTAATTACACACATTACTCTGAAATCTCATTAAGCCTTTCTCTGATTGAAATCCTGAAATCTTATTAAGCCTTTctttgattgattgattgactgTGCAGGAAATTCAACTGTGCTAGCTCCTGATTATACTCTGCAAATGATTGTAGCTCCTGATTATACTCTGCAGGAAGACACTTGTAAATGATTATACTCCGCTCCTATCTTCAGATGCGCATTGAGATTCAAATTTCCCTAACATTTAGACAAAACTGTAGACGTATATCATTTTATCTCTATGTGATCAGTAATTTTCCTAACATGTCTCAGATCGAATGCCCAACATGCTGTGTGACACAATACATGTCACACAGAGACATGTTAATTCAGAATACTCCAAGCAATTCTGTGTGCATTCAGAATCATTCATCCACAACATCATTCTGTGTGCATTCAGAATGATTATACTATGTATTCTGTATAATCATTTTGTCTCTGTGTTCATCCAGCAGAAATCCAAGCAATTCTGATCAAAATTATTGTGTGTATGCAGGAGCAGAAAGGAGCATCGAGCAGCGGCGGCTGACCTTGAGCTCTCAATTGGAGTGGAGGAAGGCGACCGACGAGGGATCCGCAGCCAGCGGGGGAGGATCCGGAGCTGCGGCGGAGCAGGCAACCGGTGGGGAATGGCGGCCTGCGAGGGAGCTCCGGACCACGGCAAGGGAGCCTCCGATCGTGGCAGGGAAGGGCGACCAAAGAGGGGATCGGGCTCTCGATTGGAGCGGCGCAGGCAGCCGGCGGGGAAGTATGCCGAAGATGTGGACGGCGGAGGAGCCTGGCGAAGGGGAGGAGCGACGGAGGAAGACGAGGAGTCCTGGCGGAGGGAAGGAGCGATGGAGGAAGACAACGACCCGAGCGATTTCAAATGGGGGGCAGTTTTGCAATTTCACTAGTTTTTATCTGATAGGAAAAAACTCAGCGACAATTACTTcctccatcttaaaattcttgtcGGAGGGAGTATTTCGGTAGGGAGGTTGTATTTGGGAACGGAGTAGTTGGCGCGAGCGCACGTGCGAAGGTGAAAACTTTTGGCGCGCGTTCTCTTCTGTACGTGTGCCTgaacgaaagaggaagagaaggaaaaaaaaAGGAATCCCCAATCTCGTCTTGCCCTCCCAGTGACAGACAACCATCCCCAAATCCCTAGCCGCGGTCCACTCGACCAGCTTCCTCCCGCGTCGCCAAGCTCCTCCACCTTCCGCCACGAGCTGTCGCcttcccgtgccgccgccgccgcttcttcGGGCAGCCCCTTCGCCCGCGCGGCCACATCGCCCAACTCGTCGTTCCGCCACCTCCCGCTCCAACTGAGGGTTAGCCATACACGATTCGTCCATGCCACGGATCACAATGCGACCAGGATAAGAGGAAGGAGATCACCCGCGGCCCAGCACGCAGATTCAGATTTATTGCCAGTTCGTTTTGATTGCAATCTTGGCGTATCTTAACCAGTTCGGTTGTTCCTCCCGCCTTCACGGCTTGGCCAATGCCCGCCTCTTCTCCGTCTCCCGCGGGCAACGACGACGGGCCGTCGCTGACCGCGTCGGCCATCATCGCTCCAGCCGTGTCCGGGTCGCATGTCGTCAAGATAGACGGCTACTCCCGCACCAAGGGGCTTGGCAACGGCAAACGCATCAACTCCGATACtttcatcatcggaggccatcgaTGGTGTGTGCAGTACTACCCTGACGGTGCTGCCTCAAACGACACCGATTGGATATCCGTTTTTCTGTTCTCTGACCGAAGTGATGATACTGAAGTCAAAGCAAAGTTCAAGATAAGTTTGCTTGGCCAAGATAGGCAACCAGTGCCGCAGTACAGTTTCAGCACCCTGATACACACCTTCTCCAGCAAAGAAGCTGCATGGGGCTTCGCTCAATTCATCAAAAGAAATGACTTGGAGGAATCCCTTCACCTCAAGGATGATGTTTTCAGCATCAGGTGCGATGTCACCGTGTTAAAGGAGATCTTCACCGAGCCAATCCGGCCGCCTGTGGTGGTGCCGGTGCCACCATCTGACATGCACCAGCATTTTGGACAGCTGCTCTTGGCCGGTGAGGCGGCCGATGTCAATTTCGAGGTCGGTGCGGAGACATTCGCTGCACACAGGTGCATACTCGCAGCTCGGTCGTCGGTCTTCAAGGCGGAGCTGCTTGGTACCATGAAGGAGAAGACCGCAACTCACATACGAATCGACGATATGGAACCCAAGGTGTTCAAGGCTTTGCTCCACTTCATCTACACCGACTCGCTGCCCGTGATGGACGAGGGCGATGGGGCAGCGACTGCCCAGCATTTGCTGGTAGCGGCGGACAGGTATAGTATGGAAAGGCTGAAGCTGATCTGCGAGGGAAAGCTGTGCGATCACATCTGCAAGAGCACAGCAGCGACGACGCTGGCACTGGCTGAGCAGCATGGTTGTGGTTCTCTCAAGAAGGCGTGCTTCAAGTTCCTGACGTCTCCGGGTAACCTGAAGGCAGTCATGGCATCTGATGGATACGAGCACCTGAGGAGCAGTTGCCCAGGTGTTATGGACGAACTGGTGGCCATGCTTGCTCCTTGACCTCTTTGAGTTTAAACTCACCAGATCTGGTTATTTATCCTGCTATTTATATTTTCAGAAGTAATGATATCCTACTACTGTAAAAAAAAAGGTACTAGCATTGATGCATCTGTTTGAGCTCAGTTGTCATTTCTAGATATCTGAAAACTGTGAGAAGCTTCTGTTTAATCCGAAGACAATATTTTCTAAGTTCTGAAAAATTAGGGGAAATTTTAGAAATCATAAGGAAAACCCTCAATTTTAAGTTAGCGGCGCATACAATCTATTTTAGTTAGAATTTTGAATTTATGGTAGGTGCAACAATGTGCATGGTGTTTTCAAATGCGAAGTCATAATTCGTTATTACACTCCTTCATTCAGAATTATCCAGAGTTCTTTTTTACAGAAGAATTGTCCGGAGTTGACGTGATTGCTGCTAGAATAAATAGAGGGCAATAAGATTACAGTCAAAGAACTGGCGATGAATCAGAACAGTTATCCTCACTCGGCTGATCTATCTGGTCCCAGAACTTTGCATTTGGGAACGTCCAGAAAAAATCTTGTTTTGAGAAATAACGTCCAGAAAAGCTCAATGCTCTATTTTTGTCAAACTAAATCTGCAAAGATAATGCTTCCTTGTTGGACTTGTGATAGAGGTGTACGAAGTAAACCTATGCAAAACAATCTTCAGTGGTACTTGGCTTGACGACGCAGGTAGTTTTTCTGTACTGGCTGAACTATACTTCACAGTGTATCAACAAGTAATTCTGTAGAGTTTTGGAATGTTGTGAAGACATGTGTAGATTGCTGATGAGGATGTTCATTGCTTTCCAGGTTCCGAATTCCCACCAGCACTGCCGCGGCCCGCGACACCCACAGACTCCAAAAGCTTTTTATTATACCCTTCAAAAACAAACATCAGGTCATAAGTAGCTCCGCCCCTCATAGGCCGTGCCGGCTGGTTCATATGTTTTTTCTTAAAGGAAGATAACATCTTCGGCTGGTCCCTATATGTATATTTTCATAAACAAGATGACAAGTAGCTAGCTAGACGCGGATGATAATTAAATGCACGGCAACTTCGTCGAGCTACTTAACAAAGTGATCAGCTTAAGAAACTCAGCTGGACAGCATAAGAGAACACCGCGTTACTGCTAACCATGTGCATATATACTGCCCATTGAGAGATTAAGGGGCGAGTTTTATGCAGACTGACCATTGAGTGAGAGGCTCAGAGCTAGCCAATTGCAGATGGGTCTCTCAAGCGCCGTGGATTGGTGGGAGGAGTGGCCGCTGCGAATTCTCGTTATCTGCAGCCAGTGTGTTCAATGGATCCTCTACTTCTCTGCCCGCCGGTGTAAGTCTGCCATCTCTGCCTCCTTCCGACTTTTGATATGGCTAGCATACATAGGCAGTGATGCTGTGGCGATATATGCTCTCGCCACCCTGTTCAATCGCCACAGGAAGCCGGAAAATTCCAGCTTCACACATGGCAAAAGCGTCCTAGAGGTGGTGTGGGCGCCTGTCCTCCTGATGCACCTGGGCGGACAGGACGGCATAACCGCCTACAACATGG
Protein-coding regions in this window:
- the LOC123168218 gene encoding BTB/POZ and MATH domain-containing protein 2-like; translated protein: MPASSPSPAGNDDGPSLTASAIIAPAVSGSHVVKIDGYSRTKGLGNGKRINSDTFIIGGHRWCVQYYPDGAASNDTDWISVFLFSDRSDDTEVKAKFKISLLGQDRQPVPQYSFSTLIHTFSSKEAAWGFAQFIKRNDLEESLHLKDDVFSIRCDVTVLKEIFTEPIRPPVVVPVPPSDMHQHFGQLLLAGEAADVNFEVGAETFAAHRCILAARSSVFKAELLGTMKEKTATHIRIDDMEPKVFKALLHFIYTDSLPVMDEGDGAATAQHLLVAADRYSMERLKLICEGKLCDHICKSTAATTLALAEQHGCGSLKKACFKFLTSPGNLKAVMASDGYEHLRSSCPGVMDELVAMLAP